In one Sphingobacterium daejeonense genomic region, the following are encoded:
- a CDS encoding NAD(P)-dependent oxidoreductase, which translates to MKVALIGATGFVGSHILNELLNRNIEVTAIARDVDSIKDKPNVIAVQMDINEPNRVASAIKGSDAVISAYNAGWTNPNLYDDFTEGSRHILEAVKEADIKRFLVVGGAGSLLDKDDQRIVDGADFPKEFKPGALAAADFYEVIQREDELDWTFFSPSIEMNPSTSGTRTGKYRTGTDHPVFDHEGRSRISVEDLAVAVVDEIENNKFVQKRFTAGY; encoded by the coding sequence ATGAAGGTAGCATTGATTGGAGCAACAGGATTTGTAGGCTCACACATATTAAACGAACTTTTAAACCGAAACATTGAAGTAACTGCTATTGCAAGAGATGTAGATTCTATTAAGGATAAACCCAATGTCATTGCTGTACAAATGGACATCAATGAACCAAACAGAGTAGCTAGTGCTATCAAAGGTTCTGATGCTGTTATCTCTGCATATAATGCTGGCTGGACAAATCCTAACCTATATGATGATTTCACAGAAGGTTCAAGACATATTTTAGAAGCGGTGAAAGAGGCTGATATCAAGAGGTTTCTCGTTGTCGGTGGAGCTGGCAGCCTATTGGATAAAGATGACCAACGTATCGTTGATGGTGCTGACTTTCCTAAAGAATTTAAACCTGGAGCATTGGCCGCAGCTGATTTTTATGAAGTAATTCAAAGAGAAGATGAATTAGATTGGACATTTTTTAGCCCTTCAATTGAAATGAACCCTTCAACCTCTGGTACAAGAACAGGTAAATATAGAACAGGAACAGACCATCCCGTTTTCGATCATGAAGGTCGTTCTAGAATATCAGTCGAAGACTTAGCTGTTGCCGTGGTCGATGAAATTGAAAACAACAAATTTGTTCAAAAAAGATTTACAGCAGGATATTAA
- a CDS encoding carboxypeptidase-like regulatory domain-containing protein — protein sequence MDIKINMNLNKNIFLMVMLLFSSITISLGQEIKGIVYDLETSKKLPDVQIKNLRTNQEVKTDMQGNFTIPGQLNDYLSLMVQGYDRDTAFIYQEGVNRIYLVNDKSTITIDEVVVSRITDSRLTREIERAINNSKAVETSSTKGGLRISPSRLFGKEAKQARSSIEILELEREQRNVNRVFTDDLILSLIPIEKQELLLFKDGYRPSYEFIKQASKEDLTAYIMDSYAKFKQNKGESLKQ from the coding sequence ATGGACATCAAAATAAATATGAATTTAAATAAGAATATATTTTTAATGGTTATGTTGCTTTTCAGCAGCATAACTATTTCTTTAGGCCAGGAGATTAAGGGAATAGTTTATGATTTGGAAACCAGCAAGAAATTGCCGGACGTTCAAATCAAAAACCTAAGGACAAATCAAGAAGTAAAAACAGATATGCAAGGGAATTTCACCATACCTGGCCAGCTGAACGATTACTTAAGTTTGATGGTCCAAGGCTATGACCGTGATACTGCTTTTATCTATCAAGAAGGTGTCAACAGAATTTATTTGGTAAACGACAAAAGTACAATTACCATCGATGAAGTGGTGGTTTCGAGAATTACAGATAGTCGATTGACGAGAGAAATAGAAAGAGCAATCAACAATAGTAAAGCAGTAGAAACCAGCTCTACTAAAGGTGGATTGAGAATCTCCCCTTCTCGTTTATTCGGAAAAGAGGCTAAACAAGCTCGATCGTCAATTGAAATCTTGGAGTTGGAAAGAGAGCAGCGAAATGTAAACCGCGTATTTACGGATGATTTGATTCTTTCATTGATACCGATTGAAAAACAAGAATTGTTACTTTTTAAGGATGGATATCGGCCAAGTTATGAGTTTATCAAACAAGCTTCAAAAGAAGATTTGACAGCTTATATCATGGATTCATACGCTAAATTCAAGCAAAATAAAGGTGAATCACTGAAGCAGTAA
- a CDS encoding M1 family aminopeptidase produces MVAELRLVVYGGVTDHEFGHIWFPMIVGSNERLYAWMDEGFNTFINDLSTEAFNNGEYFRRMGDRNAMAKALMHPALEPILTTPQGMKERNIGLLAYYKPGFALRLLRDEVLGPERFDAAFRKYIDYWAYKHPTPDDFFRTIENETGESLNWFWRGWFLNNWSLDQAITDVSYTELDPTKGSVITIANLQKMAMPVVIEATTASGKKVRKKLPVEVWERNATWKFALNTTEKLTSVKIDPDNVYPDINPDNNVWTSK; encoded by the coding sequence GTGGTAGCAGAGCTAAGGCTGGTAGTTTATGGGGGTGTAACGGACCATGAATTCGGACATATTTGGTTTCCAATGATTGTTGGTTCCAATGAACGTTTGTATGCATGGATGGATGAAGGTTTCAATACCTTTATCAATGATCTTTCTACTGAGGCTTTCAATAATGGTGAGTACTTCAGAAGAATGGGTGATCGCAATGCCATGGCAAAAGCCTTAATGCACCCTGCTCTTGAACCAATCTTGACTACGCCACAAGGCATGAAAGAAAGAAACATTGGTCTATTAGCATATTATAAACCAGGATTTGCGCTTCGCTTATTAAGAGATGAGGTATTGGGTCCTGAGCGTTTCGATGCTGCTTTTAGAAAATATATAGACTATTGGGCATACAAACACCCTACTCCAGATGATTTCTTCAGAACAATCGAAAATGAAACCGGAGAGAGTCTTAATTGGTTTTGGAGAGGTTGGTTTTTGAACAACTGGTCCTTGGATCAAGCAATTACCGATGTTAGTTATACAGAACTAGATCCTACAAAAGGTTCAGTAATAACGATAGCCAATCTTCAGAAAATGGCCATGCCTGTAGTTATTGAAGCAACAACTGCCAGTGGTAAAAAAGTACGCAAAAAATTGCCTGTAGAAGTTTGGGAAAGAAATGCAACCTGGAAGTTTGCATTGAATACTACCGAGAAGCTTACAAGCGTTAAAATAGATCCAGACAATGTTTATCCGGACATCAATCCAGATAATAATGTATGGACATCAAAATAA